A single Brucella intermedia LMG 3301 DNA region contains:
- a CDS encoding uracil-DNA glycosylase, with translation MAENRETLDIEGLLRFYAEAGVDMPLSETPIDRFAEPQRPAPAQPAMQTQSPPERPRQQPRPAPAPAPTSRPVQAAADLPDTAQIALAREAAAQASTLDELREKLAAFDGCNLKFTAKNLCFADGDPSSDIMFIGEAPGRDEDMEGLPFVGKSGQLLNRMIESIGLKRESVYIANTIPWRPPGNRTPTPLETELCRPFIERQIELAAPKVLVALGGPAGKALTGATEGILRLRGNWKIHRTPSGIEIPVMPTLHPAYLLRTPAQKRFAWRDFLAVKLKLAELTS, from the coding sequence ATGGCTGAAAATCGCGAAACGCTGGATATTGAAGGTTTGCTACGCTTCTATGCAGAAGCGGGCGTCGACATGCCGCTTTCCGAAACGCCGATAGATCGGTTTGCCGAGCCGCAGCGCCCTGCCCCGGCCCAGCCCGCCATGCAGACGCAAAGCCCGCCTGAACGCCCCCGGCAGCAGCCTCGCCCCGCACCAGCGCCTGCCCCCACCAGCAGACCTGTTCAAGCTGCGGCCGATCTTCCCGATACGGCCCAGATTGCGCTTGCGCGCGAAGCGGCGGCGCAGGCTTCAACGCTGGACGAACTGCGGGAAAAGCTTGCCGCATTCGATGGCTGCAATCTGAAATTCACGGCGAAGAACCTTTGCTTTGCCGACGGCGATCCATCCTCCGACATCATGTTCATCGGCGAAGCGCCCGGACGGGATGAGGATATGGAAGGGTTGCCGTTCGTCGGAAAATCCGGCCAGCTTCTCAATCGTATGATCGAATCCATCGGTCTGAAGCGGGAAAGCGTCTATATCGCCAACACGATCCCGTGGCGTCCGCCGGGCAATCGTACACCGACGCCGCTTGAAACAGAGCTTTGCCGGCCTTTCATTGAAAGGCAGATCGAGCTTGCCGCACCCAAGGTTCTGGTTGCGCTGGGCGGACCGGCGGGCAAGGCGCTCACCGGTGCGACGGAAGGCATCCTGCGGCTGCGCGGCAACTGGAAGATTCATCGGACACCATCCGGCATCGAAATCCCCGTCATGCCGACGCTGCATCCGGCCTATCTTCTGCGCACTCCGGCGCAGAAACGTTTCGCCTGGCGTGATTTTCTGGCCGTGAAGCTGAAATTGGCCGAATTGACGAGTTGA
- a CDS encoding endonuclease/exonuclease/phosphatase family protein — MSKSRENLSFLLLLAAVALSVPLVLGFLGAVHPALDSFSHFRAHIAVLLAVLTLPLLFTRMRREAAMLLLFAVMALSTTIGAARDFLSGSTGAQADEQAGARYSLVQINLREDNPEPKRILQMIAREKPDVITYEEASDQWSKWLTILQGSYPYHLNCADDPNTWGVGILSKRPFSEEAQTACVGDGLLAIAPINFGGTTVHVAAIHFSWPWPRWQPHQLRYIEPELQKLNGPMIIAGDFNAAPWSNAVRRVEYASGTRHLTGIGGTWMTHLLPVSLSPYIGLPIDQILVSPEIGGARVSSREDAGSDHLPVRLDFSVPPPVRPDEEEPETQSVMLQ, encoded by the coding sequence ATGTCGAAAAGCCGTGAAAACCTTTCATTCCTGTTGCTGCTGGCTGCCGTTGCGCTGTCTGTCCCGCTCGTGCTTGGATTTCTGGGGGCAGTGCATCCGGCTCTCGATTCCTTCTCGCACTTCAGAGCCCATATCGCCGTCCTGCTGGCAGTGCTGACCTTGCCCTTGCTTTTCACCAGGATGCGGCGTGAAGCGGCTATGCTCCTGCTTTTTGCGGTCATGGCTCTCAGCACGACTATCGGTGCCGCACGCGATTTCCTCAGCGGGTCCACCGGCGCACAGGCAGACGAACAGGCTGGCGCACGCTATAGCCTCGTCCAGATCAATCTGCGCGAAGACAATCCTGAGCCGAAACGCATTCTCCAGATGATCGCGCGGGAGAAGCCCGACGTCATCACCTATGAGGAAGCGAGCGACCAATGGTCGAAATGGCTCACCATCCTCCAGGGTTCTTATCCCTATCATCTTAATTGCGCTGACGACCCCAATACCTGGGGCGTGGGTATCCTATCCAAGCGACCTTTCAGCGAAGAGGCGCAGACGGCCTGCGTCGGCGACGGCTTGCTGGCAATCGCGCCGATCAACTTCGGCGGAACCACCGTGCACGTGGCCGCCATTCACTTTTCATGGCCATGGCCGCGCTGGCAGCCGCATCAGCTCCGCTATATTGAACCGGAATTGCAGAAGCTGAACGGTCCAATGATCATTGCCGGCGATTTCAATGCGGCTCCGTGGAGCAATGCCGTTCGCCGGGTGGAGTACGCCTCCGGAACCCGCCACTTGACCGGTATCGGCGGCACCTGGATGACGCACCTGCTGCCGGTTTCGCTGTCGCCTTATATTGGCTTACCCATTGATCAGATACTTGTAAGCCCCGAAATCGGAGGGGCGAGGGTTTCGTCCCGCGAGGACGCCGGCTCCGATCACCTGCCGGTGCGGCTCGATTTTTCCGTTCCGCCGCCTGTCCGCCCCGATGAAGAAGAACCGGAAACGCAATCCGTGATGCTGCAATAA
- a CDS encoding DUF2147 domain-containing protein, with translation MIRTFILGMTLAATFAAPALAEEGIVGTWKRPNGTIISYASCGANKFCGTVQTGEYKGKSIGTMSGTGGSYKGEVNKLDEGKTYTGKASVKGNTLSLSGCVMGGLICKSESLTRQ, from the coding sequence ATGATCCGCACATTTATTCTTGGAATGACGCTTGCAGCTACTTTTGCCGCTCCTGCCCTTGCCGAGGAGGGAATTGTCGGCACGTGGAAGCGCCCCAACGGTACGATCATCAGCTATGCATCCTGCGGCGCCAACAAGTTTTGCGGTACGGTGCAGACGGGCGAGTACAAGGGCAAGTCCATCGGCACGATGTCCGGCACCGGGGGCAGCTACAAGGGTGAAGTCAACAAGCTCGACGAAGGCAAGACCTATACCGGCAAGGCCAGTGTCAAAGGCAACACGCTCTCACTTTCCGGCTGCGTGATGGGCGGGCTGATCTGCAAGAGCGAGAGCCTCACGCGCCAGTAA
- the pepN gene encoding aminopeptidase N, giving the protein MRTETGQTFRLEDYRPTPYAIPETKLDFSLEPEKTIVRATLTIERRDGTPAGTPLVLDGDELKLVSIAIDGKPLADNSYVATPDQLEISDLPEGKRFTLEIVTEINPTTNRQLSGLYRSSGVYCTQCEAEGFRRITYYYDRPDVLSVYTVHIDADRQAAPILLSNGNPVDGGSVEGKPDRHFAVWQDPHPKPSYLFALVAGSLGVVKDHFTTQSGKPVDLAIYVEHGKESRAVYAMDALKRSMRWDEEKFGREYDLDVFNIVAVSDFNMGAMENKGLNVFNDKYVLADPETATDIDYAGIEAVIAHEYFHNWTGNRITCRDWFQLCLKEGLTVYRDHEFSADERSRPVKRITEVKILKAQQFPEDAGPLAHPVRPREYREINNFYTATVYEKGSEVVRMIRTIIGPDLFRKGMDLYFERHDGDAATIEDFVKVFADVSGQDFSQFALWYDQAGTPKVEAAFAYDAAKETYTIELSQSLGATPGQSVKKPMHIPIAFGLVGPDGKDMAPASIEGGDVRGDVIHLHRASETIVFHGIKERPVPSLLRGFSAPVNLTAPLSDDDRAFLALNDSDPVARWQALTGIFSQVLLEGAKRVRGDHAPAIDERNVELAGKVASDETLDPAFRALCLTLPTESDIAREMGSNVDPDAILASRNHFIDAIAARYADEFAKLYDALKQDGAFSPDADAAGKRALRNALLDYLSRHEKSQQRAADQFALADNMTDRFAALTVLVHRFGDTREAKDALASFEQQFGKDGLVMDKWFNVQASRPGEVALQAVRDLTKHALFSLDNPNRVRSLIGSFSASNPTGFNRKDGAAYEFFADTILSIDPENPQLAARLLTALRSWRSLEDTRREHARAALARISGAGKLSTDLRDIVDRTLA; this is encoded by the coding sequence ATGCGTACTGAAACCGGCCAGACATTTCGTCTCGAAGATTACCGTCCGACCCCTTACGCCATACCCGAGACGAAACTGGATTTCTCACTGGAACCGGAAAAAACCATCGTCCGTGCGACCCTCACTATCGAACGCCGCGATGGCACCCCCGCCGGTACGCCTCTGGTGCTGGATGGCGACGAACTGAAACTCGTCAGCATCGCCATTGATGGCAAGCCGCTCGCCGATAACAGCTATGTCGCAACGCCCGACCAGCTGGAAATCAGCGACCTGCCGGAGGGAAAGCGCTTCACGCTTGAAATCGTGACGGAAATCAATCCGACGACAAACCGCCAGCTGTCCGGCCTTTATCGCTCAAGCGGTGTCTATTGCACCCAGTGCGAAGCCGAAGGCTTCCGCCGCATCACCTATTATTACGACCGCCCGGACGTACTGTCAGTCTATACGGTCCACATCGACGCTGACAGGCAAGCCGCTCCAATCCTTCTGTCCAACGGCAATCCGGTCGATGGCGGATCGGTCGAAGGCAAGCCCGACAGGCATTTCGCCGTCTGGCAAGATCCGCACCCGAAACCTTCCTATCTTTTCGCGCTCGTTGCCGGATCGCTTGGCGTCGTGAAGGATCACTTCACCACGCAGTCGGGAAAACCGGTCGATCTGGCGATCTATGTCGAACATGGCAAGGAAAGCCGCGCAGTCTATGCGATGGATGCATTGAAACGCTCCATGCGCTGGGATGAGGAGAAGTTCGGTCGCGAATATGATCTCGATGTCTTCAACATCGTTGCCGTGTCCGATTTCAACATGGGCGCGATGGAGAACAAAGGGCTCAACGTCTTCAATGACAAATATGTGCTGGCCGATCCAGAGACAGCAACCGACATCGACTATGCAGGTATCGAGGCGGTCATCGCGCACGAATATTTCCATAACTGGACCGGAAACCGCATCACCTGCCGAGACTGGTTCCAGCTGTGCCTCAAGGAAGGCCTGACGGTCTATCGTGATCACGAATTTTCCGCTGACGAGCGTTCGCGCCCGGTCAAGCGCATTACCGAAGTGAAGATTCTGAAAGCGCAGCAATTTCCCGAAGATGCGGGGCCGCTCGCCCATCCGGTGCGCCCGCGTGAATATCGTGAGATCAACAACTTCTATACGGCGACCGTCTATGAAAAAGGCTCGGAAGTGGTGCGCATGATCCGCACGATCATCGGACCCGATCTCTTCCGCAAAGGCATGGACCTCTATTTCGAGCGTCATGACGGAGACGCTGCAACCATCGAGGATTTCGTCAAGGTTTTCGCTGATGTTTCCGGCCAGGACTTTTCACAGTTCGCGCTCTGGTACGATCAGGCGGGAACGCCGAAGGTAGAAGCCGCCTTCGCCTATGATGCGGCAAAGGAAACCTACACGATTGAACTTTCGCAGTCGCTTGGAGCCACGCCGGGGCAATCGGTCAAGAAGCCGATGCATATTCCGATCGCCTTCGGCCTTGTCGGGCCAGACGGCAAGGACATGGCTCCAGCTTCCATTGAAGGCGGTGATGTGCGCGGCGATGTCATCCATCTGCATCGCGCATCGGAAACCATTGTCTTTCATGGCATCAAGGAACGCCCCGTGCCATCGCTGCTGCGCGGGTTCTCGGCTCCCGTTAACCTGACGGCGCCGTTATCGGATGATGACCGCGCATTCCTTGCCCTGAACGACAGCGACCCGGTCGCACGCTGGCAGGCATTGACCGGAATTTTCAGCCAGGTCCTGCTTGAAGGAGCCAAGCGCGTTCGCGGCGATCATGCACCGGCGATTGATGAGAGAAATGTGGAACTTGCGGGCAAGGTGGCGTCCGATGAGACGCTTGATCCGGCCTTCCGCGCGCTCTGCCTGACGCTGCCTACCGAAAGCGATATCGCGCGCGAAATGGGCAGCAATGTCGATCCGGACGCGATCCTTGCCAGCCGGAACCATTTCATCGATGCCATCGCCGCCCGCTATGCCGATGAATTTGCGAAGCTCTACGATGCCCTCAAACAGGATGGCGCCTTCTCGCCGGATGCCGATGCAGCGGGCAAGCGCGCCTTGCGAAACGCGCTGCTCGACTATCTGAGCCGTCATGAAAAAAGCCAGCAACGCGCCGCCGACCAGTTCGCCCTTGCCGATAACATGACCGACCGCTTCGCGGCGCTGACCGTGCTGGTGCATCGCTTTGGCGATACGCGCGAAGCAAAGGACGCACTGGCAAGCTTCGAACAGCAGTTCGGCAAGGATGGGCTCGTGATGGACAAATGGTTCAACGTGCAGGCGAGCCGTCCCGGCGAAGTAGCCTTGCAGGCCGTGCGCGACCTTACGAAACACGCCCTCTTCTCGCTCGACAATCCGAACCGCGTCCGTTCATTGATCGGTTCGTTCTCCGCGTCCAACCCGACCGGCTTCAACCGCAAGGATGGTGCGGCTTACGAGTTTTTTGCCGACACGATCCTGTCCATCGACCCGGAGAACCCACAACTGGCGGCGCGGCTTCTGACTGCGCTCCGTTCCTGGCGCTCGCTCGAAGATACCCGCCGTGAACATGCCAGGGCAGCGCTGGCGCGCATTTCCGGCGCGGGCAAATTGTCGACCGACCTGCGCGACATCGTGGACCGCACTCTCGCCTGA
- a CDS encoding YitT family protein: MADIADNAAPLIDASKSAAPDRHRLYEDAMAMLIGTSFIALGITLYSQATLMTGSTAGIALLIQYATGAEFGLLYFLINLPFYYFAVRRMGWAFTIRTFVAVAMMSGFARLMPLSVDFSSVHPLFAALMGGTLIGMGVLALFRHRSGVGGVNILALYLQDTYGIRAGWFQLGLDGVIMLASLFFIPWENMLLSLIGAIAMNLIIAINHKPGRYLGIS; the protein is encoded by the coding sequence GTGGCCGATATCGCTGATAACGCCGCCCCGCTCATCGATGCGTCAAAATCCGCCGCGCCCGATCGTCACCGTCTCTATGAAGATGCGATGGCGATGCTGATCGGCACATCCTTCATCGCGCTCGGCATTACACTTTACAGCCAGGCCACGCTGATGACCGGCAGCACCGCCGGCATTGCATTGCTCATCCAGTATGCGACGGGCGCAGAATTCGGATTGCTTTATTTCCTGATCAATCTGCCGTTTTATTATTTCGCCGTGCGGCGGATGGGCTGGGCGTTCACCATCAGAACTTTCGTCGCGGTGGCGATGATGTCTGGCTTTGCCCGGTTGATGCCGCTCAGCGTCGATTTCTCAAGCGTCCATCCGCTTTTCGCGGCACTCATGGGCGGCACGCTTATTGGCATGGGCGTGCTGGCGCTTTTCCGGCATCGTTCCGGCGTCGGCGGCGTCAACATTCTCGCGCTCTATCTGCAGGATACTTATGGGATAAGAGCAGGCTGGTTTCAGCTCGGCCTCGATGGCGTGATCATGCTGGCATCGCTGTTCTTTATTCCGTGGGAAAATATGTTGCTTTCGCTGATCGGCGCCATTGCGATGAACCTCATCATCGCGATCAACCACAAGCCCGGTAGATATCTCGGCATAAGCTGA
- a CDS encoding AMP nucleosidase: MTQRIEHPFLTEIKTPPTVDPEVFTDAGAAVAALQKLYDRNTAFLRDAFEKVARGEVPAQRYRAYYPEICLSTSSFAHVDSRLAYGHVSTPGDYSANITRPDLFDHYLNEQIRLLMRNHGVTVTVKESSTPIPIHFAFKEGTYVEASVASAFTHPLRDLFDVPDLAATDDKIVNADFEPAPGEPMPLAPFTAQRVDYSLHRLAHYTATSPAHFQNFVLFTNYQFYMDEFCAYARELMAEGGGGYERFVEPGNIVTLAGETAPSNGNPLQRLPQMPAYHLQRADHSGITMVNIGVGPSNAKTITDHIAVLRPHAWLMLGHCAGLRNSQQLGDYVLAHAYMREDHVLDDDLPVWVPLPALAEIQVALEEAVEEITGLQGYDLKQIMRTGTVATIDNRNWELRDQRGPVQRLSQARAVALDMESATIAANGFRFRVPYGTLLCVSDKPLHGELKLPGMATEFYKRQVAQHLRIGIRAMEKIAAMPDERLHSRKLRSFYETAFQ, encoded by the coding sequence ATGACACAGCGAATCGAACATCCATTTCTGACCGAGATCAAAACACCGCCGACGGTTGACCCGGAGGTTTTCACCGATGCCGGTGCGGCGGTTGCCGCCCTGCAAAAACTCTATGATCGCAACACGGCCTTCCTGCGCGATGCGTTCGAGAAGGTTGCGCGCGGCGAGGTCCCGGCGCAGCGTTACCGCGCCTATTATCCGGAAATATGTCTGTCGACGTCCAGCTTCGCGCATGTGGACTCGCGCCTGGCTTATGGGCACGTCTCGACGCCGGGCGATTATTCCGCAAACATCACGCGCCCCGATCTGTTCGATCATTACCTGAACGAACAGATTCGCCTTCTGATGCGCAATCATGGTGTGACCGTGACGGTGAAGGAATCTTCGACGCCAATCCCGATCCATTTCGCCTTCAAGGAAGGCACCTATGTCGAGGCTTCTGTCGCGAGCGCCTTCACGCATCCGCTGCGTGATCTGTTTGACGTACCCGATCTGGCTGCAACGGATGACAAGATCGTCAATGCAGACTTCGAGCCCGCACCGGGCGAACCGATGCCGCTTGCGCCATTCACCGCCCAGCGCGTCGATTATTCGCTGCATCGGCTGGCGCATTATACGGCGACAAGCCCCGCGCATTTCCAGAACTTCGTGCTGTTCACCAACTACCAGTTCTATATGGACGAGTTCTGCGCCTATGCCCGCGAATTGATGGCAGAGGGCGGCGGGGGTTATGAACGCTTCGTGGAGCCGGGCAACATCGTCACGCTGGCGGGAGAAACCGCGCCCAGCAACGGCAATCCGCTCCAGCGCCTGCCCCAGATGCCCGCTTATCACCTGCAGCGGGCAGACCATTCGGGTATCACAATGGTCAATATCGGTGTCGGCCCGTCCAATGCCAAAACCATTACCGACCATATCGCGGTGCTTCGCCCGCATGCGTGGCTGATGCTTGGTCACTGCGCGGGACTGCGCAACAGCCAGCAACTCGGCGACTATGTTCTGGCGCATGCCTACATGCGTGAAGACCATGTACTGGACGATGACCTCCCGGTCTGGGTGCCTTTGCCGGCGCTTGCGGAAATTCAGGTCGCACTTGAAGAAGCCGTAGAGGAAATCACCGGCCTGCAAGGCTATGACCTCAAACAGATCATGCGCACCGGCACGGTCGCGACCATCGACAATCGCAACTGGGAACTGCGCGACCAGCGCGGCCCGGTGCAGCGCCTTTCGCAAGCGCGCGCGGTCGCACTCGATATGGAGTCTGCCACGATTGCCGCGAACGGGTTCCGCTTCCGCGTGCCTTACGGCACCTTGCTTTGTGTTTCCGACAAGCCATTGCATGGCGAATTGAAACTGCCGGGCATGGCGACCGAATTCTACAAGCGGCAAGTGGCGCAGCATCTGCGCATCGGCATCCGGGCGATGGAAAAGATTGCGGCCATGCCGGATGAGCGGCTGCATTCCCGCAAGCTCCGCAGCTTCTATGAGACGGCTTTCCAGTGA
- a CDS encoding electron transfer flavoprotein-ubiquinone oxidoreductase, protein MSEAPEYANQELPERESMEFDVVIVGAGPAGLAAAIRLKQANPELSVVVLEKGGEVGAHILSGAVVDPVGIDQLLPGWREEEGHPFKTPVTADHFLVLGPAGSVRLPNFAMPPLMNNHGNYIVSLGNVCRWLGTKAEELGVEIYPGFAATEVLYNDEGAVIGVATGDMGVERDGTHGPNYTRGMALLGKYTLVGEGARGSLAKQLISKFKLDEGREPAKYGIGLKELWQVDPSRHKPGLVQHSFGWPLDMKTGGGSFLYHLEDNMVAVGFVLHLNYKNPYLSPFEEFQRFKTHPAIRDVFEGGKRLSYGARAITEGGFQSVPKLSFPGGALIGCSAGLVNVPRIKGSHNAVLSGILAADKIAEAIAAGRANDEPVEIENNWRSSLIGKDLKRVRNVKPLWSKFGTIVGVALGGLDMWTNQLFGFSIFGTLKHGKTDAQSLEPAAKHTKIDYPKPDGVLTFDRLSSVFLSNTNHDENEPVHLQVADMKLQQTSEHDVFAGPSTRYCPAGVYEWVDADGNAAADPQAKDVRFVINAQNCVHCKTCDIKDPNQNINWVPPQGGEGPVYVNM, encoded by the coding sequence ATGTCTGAAGCCCCAGAATATGCAAATCAGGAGCTTCCCGAACGCGAGAGCATGGAGTTCGACGTTGTGATCGTCGGCGCAGGCCCGGCGGGCCTTGCTGCGGCAATCCGTTTGAAACAGGCGAATCCGGAGCTTTCCGTCGTTGTCCTCGAAAAGGGCGGGGAAGTCGGCGCGCATATTCTTTCCGGCGCTGTCGTCGATCCCGTGGGTATCGACCAGCTTCTGCCGGGCTGGCGCGAGGAGGAGGGACATCCGTTCAAGACGCCGGTGACGGCTGATCATTTCCTTGTTCTGGGGCCTGCTGGATCGGTGCGCCTGCCAAATTTTGCCATGCCGCCTTTGATGAACAATCACGGCAATTACATCGTGTCGCTCGGCAATGTCTGCCGCTGGCTTGGCACGAAGGCCGAAGAACTGGGCGTGGAAATCTATCCGGGCTTTGCGGCAACCGAAGTGCTTTATAATGATGAAGGCGCGGTCATCGGCGTCGCCACGGGCGATATGGGCGTTGAACGCGACGGAACGCACGGGCCGAACTATACGCGCGGCATGGCGCTGCTCGGCAAATATACGCTGGTCGGCGAGGGCGCACGCGGTTCGCTTGCCAAGCAGCTGATCTCGAAGTTCAAGCTTGATGAAGGTCGCGAACCGGCCAAATACGGTATCGGCCTCAAGGAATTGTGGCAGGTTGATCCTTCCAGGCACAAGCCGGGTCTGGTCCAACACTCATTCGGCTGGCCGCTCGACATGAAGACCGGCGGCGGCTCGTTCCTTTATCATCTGGAAGACAATATGGTTGCGGTCGGCTTCGTGCTGCACCTCAACTACAAAAACCCGTATCTGTCGCCATTTGAGGAATTCCAGCGCTTCAAGACGCATCCGGCTATTCGCGACGTATTCGAGGGCGGCAAACGTCTTTCCTACGGTGCACGTGCGATTACCGAAGGCGGTTTCCAGTCGGTGCCGAAGCTTTCGTTCCCGGGCGGTGCGCTCATCGGCTGCTCGGCTGGTCTGGTCAACGTGCCGCGCATCAAGGGCAGCCACAATGCAGTTCTGTCGGGCATTCTCGCCGCCGACAAGATCGCAGAAGCAATTGCAGCGGGCCGCGCCAATGACGAGCCGGTGGAGATCGAAAACAACTGGCGTTCGAGCCTGATCGGCAAGGATCTGAAGCGCGTGCGCAACGTCAAGCCGTTGTGGTCGAAGTTCGGCACGATTGTCGGCGTGGCGCTCGGCGGCCTCGACATGTGGACCAACCAGCTGTTCGGCTTCTCCATCTTCGGGACGCTGAAACACGGCAAGACCGATGCGCAGTCGCTGGAACCGGCCGCAAAGCACACGAAGATCGACTATCCGAAACCGGACGGTGTTCTGACGTTCGACCGGCTGTCGTCGGTGTTCCTGTCGAACACGAACCATGATGAGAACGAGCCCGTGCATCTCCAGGTCGCTGACATGAAACTGCAGCAGACTTCCGAGCACGATGTTTTTGCAGGTCCGTCGACACGCTACTGCCCTGCGGGCGTCTATGAGTGGGTGGATGCGGACGGTAACGCCGCTGCCGATCCGCAGGCAAAGGACGTGCGGTTCGTCATCAACGCGCAGAACTGCGTGCACTGTAAGACATGCGACATCAAGGACCCGAACCAGAACATCAACTGGGTACCGCCACAAGGCGGCGAAGGACCTGTTTACGTAAACATGTGA
- a CDS encoding DMT family transporter has product MNAHASAPVEAAHLETNPMLGIGLKIASVAVFVAMSTLLKATDGVPVGQLIFFRSFFAIFAILLYLAWRGQLSGVFRTQNGFSHFWRGLVGVCSMSMSFFALTKLPLPEAIAINYASPLISVILGAVVLHEVVRLYRWSAVLIGLGGVTFILWPRLTVFSGGDIGFEEAVGALAALGGAVMSAVAMMLVRHLVQTERTSTIVIYFSISASVISLASFPFGWIVPSWPQLAMLIGAGFAGGVGQILLTECYRHAPMSTIAPFEYTSMLLGLAIGFLLFGDIPTLEMLAGSAIVMAAGGFIIYREHKLSIAPHKVNAPQTQ; this is encoded by the coding sequence GTGAACGCTCATGCGAGCGCGCCTGTCGAGGCTGCCCATCTTGAAACGAACCCGATGCTTGGCATCGGTCTCAAAATCGCTTCCGTTGCTGTTTTCGTCGCCATGTCCACCTTGCTGAAGGCGACTGATGGCGTGCCGGTCGGGCAGTTGATCTTCTTCCGATCTTTCTTCGCAATCTTCGCGATATTGCTCTATCTGGCGTGGCGCGGGCAACTTTCGGGCGTATTCCGCACGCAGAACGGTTTCAGCCATTTCTGGCGCGGATTGGTCGGCGTCTGTTCCATGTCGATGAGCTTTTTCGCTCTGACCAAGTTGCCGTTGCCGGAAGCAATCGCCATCAATTACGCTTCGCCGCTGATCAGTGTCATTCTTGGCGCGGTCGTCCTGCACGAAGTGGTGCGGCTTTATCGCTGGAGCGCGGTGCTCATCGGGCTCGGCGGGGTAACGTTCATCTTATGGCCGCGGCTGACGGTGTTCTCTGGTGGCGATATAGGGTTTGAAGAGGCCGTAGGTGCCCTTGCCGCCCTCGGTGGAGCGGTCATGTCCGCAGTGGCCATGATGCTAGTGCGCCATCTCGTGCAGACGGAACGCACATCGACCATCGTGATCTATTTTTCCATATCCGCGAGCGTCATCTCCCTGGCGAGCTTTCCATTCGGCTGGATCGTACCAAGCTGGCCGCAGCTTGCCATGCTGATAGGGGCCGGCTTTGCCGGTGGGGTCGGGCAGATCCTTCTGACCGAATGTTATCGCCACGCGCCCATGTCGACCATTGCCCCTTTCGAATACACATCGATGCTGCTGGGGCTTGCCATCGGGTTCCTGCTGTTCGGCGATATCCCGACACTGGAAATGCTGGCAGGCAGCGCCATCGTCATGGCGGCTGGCGGTTTCATCATCTATCGCGAGCACAAGCTTTCCATAGCGCCGCACAAGGTGAATGCGCCGCAAACGCAGTAA
- a CDS encoding sel1 repeat family protein — protein sequence MAQFQSFTNKNSAVAQDRILLEMGMKYAIGRDCEIDVVEAHKWLNIAAIRGSEKAARMRNQVAATMSKGELAAALRGAREWMTTH from the coding sequence ATGGCACAGTTTCAGAGCTTTACGAATAAGAACAGCGCAGTTGCACAGGATCGCATTCTTCTGGAAATGGGCATGAAATACGCTATCGGCCGTGATTGCGAGATCGACGTTGTGGAAGCCCACAAGTGGCTGAATATCGCCGCCATCCGCGGTAGCGAAAAGGCCGCCCGCATGCGCAATCAGGTAGCGGCCACGATGAGCAAGGGCGAACTGGCTGCAGCCCTGCGTGGCGCGCGCGAGTGGATGACCACCCACTGA
- a CDS encoding glutathione binding-like protein, with amino-acid sequence MAQQTKPIELYYWPTPNGFKISIMLEELGVPYEVKYVNIGKGDQFQPDFLKIAPNNRMPAIIDPEGPGGEPISVFESGAILQYLGRKFGKFYPTDERKRVAVDEWLMWQMGGLGPMSGQAGHFRIYAPEKVQYGIDRYTNEVNRLYGVLNRQLEGKEYIAGEYSIADMASIGWINAYKNYDQNLDDFPNLKRWHETMNARPAVQRGLLVGKEEREKSNLATDKEAQKILFGQKAR; translated from the coding sequence ATGGCCCAACAGACCAAGCCCATCGAATTGTACTACTGGCCCACGCCGAATGGCTTCAAGATCAGCATCATGCTGGAAGAATTGGGCGTTCCCTATGAGGTTAAATATGTCAACATCGGCAAGGGTGATCAGTTTCAGCCCGACTTTTTGAAGATTGCTCCGAACAATCGCATGCCCGCCATCATCGACCCTGAAGGTCCGGGCGGCGAACCGATTTCGGTTTTCGAGTCCGGTGCAATCCTGCAATATCTCGGGCGCAAATTCGGCAAGTTCTATCCCACTGACGAGCGCAAGCGCGTGGCCGTCGATGAATGGCTGATGTGGCAGATGGGCGGCCTTGGCCCGATGTCGGGGCAGGCGGGGCATTTCCGTATCTACGCGCCGGAAAAGGTTCAGTACGGGATCGACCGCTATACCAACGAAGTCAATCGCCTCTATGGTGTGTTGAACAGGCAGCTGGAAGGCAAGGAATATATCGCGGGCGAATATTCGATTGCCGACATGGCCTCGATAGGCTGGATCAACGCCTATAAGAACTATGACCAGAACCTTGATGATTTCCCGAACCTGAAGCGCTGGCATGAGACGATGAACGCTCGTCCGGCAGTGCAGCGCGGCCTGCTTGTGGGAAAAGAGGAGCGGGAGAAATCCAATCTGGCAACCGACAAGGAAGCCCAGAAAATTCTCTTCGGCCAGAAGGCACGCTGA